In the genome of Chloroflexota bacterium, one region contains:
- a CDS encoding glycosyltransferase family 4 protein, giving the protein MERHIVVNAQLLSLDSTYRAAGVSRYIYNLVGCLHDADPTSRYTALVGEHVQGWRGIGQQISRMPTNQPLVRVLWEQTRLPSHLRSLHADLLHAPVNVAPLQSVCPTVVTVHDLSFIYYPDSFRAFQRLYQRTMTPISIGRAARIIAVSENTRMDLLRLCRADPARVQVVYNGVEGRFRPIDKPEVEEFRRRRGLPEHMILFVGTLEPRKNVSTLLKAYALLRKTGRTKVPLVIAGGKGWFYSPIFALAEELGLGEHLLFPGYIADAELPLWYNAAEIFVFPSLYEGFGLTPLEAMACGTPVIVSSASSLPEVVGDAGLIVEPQDVEGLAEAIAQLLDDPALRKELGAAGRRRAREFTWPKTAQKTASVYRQALGEESN; this is encoded by the coding sequence ATTGAGCGACATATTGTAGTGAATGCCCAACTACTATCACTCGATTCTACCTACCGTGCGGCAGGTGTGAGCCGCTACATCTACAATCTCGTTGGCTGTCTGCATGATGCCGACCCAACCAGTCGTTATACAGCACTGGTAGGCGAACATGTACAAGGATGGCGTGGCATCGGTCAGCAAATCTCTCGGATGCCCACGAATCAGCCTCTTGTCCGCGTTCTCTGGGAGCAGACCAGATTGCCATCTCACCTACGAAGCCTTCACGCCGACTTACTGCACGCGCCGGTCAATGTCGCTCCACTCCAGTCTGTTTGCCCGACGGTTGTTACTGTGCATGATCTGAGTTTCATTTACTATCCCGACAGTTTTCGCGCCTTCCAGCGCCTCTACCAGCGGACGATGACGCCCATCTCGATAGGTCGGGCGGCACGAATCATTGCCGTCTCCGAAAATACCAGGATGGACCTACTACGGCTGTGCAGAGCCGACCCGGCGCGAGTGCAAGTCGTGTACAATGGTGTGGAGGGACGCTTCCGTCCCATTGACAAACCAGAGGTAGAAGAATTCCGCCGCCGGCGCGGACTGCCAGAGCACATGATCCTTTTCGTGGGAACGTTGGAGCCACGCAAAAACGTGAGCACCCTACTGAAGGCCTACGCTTTGCTGCGAAAAACAGGTAGGACGAAAGTTCCACTTGTTATCGCCGGCGGCAAAGGTTGGTTCTATAGCCCTATCTTTGCATTAGCGGAGGAACTCGGCCTAGGAGAGCACCTGCTCTTTCCAGGCTATATCGCAGACGCAGAACTGCCTCTGTGGTATAATGCGGCAGAAATTTTTGTTTTTCCCTCGCTTTACGAGGGTTTCGGCTTGACTCCGTTGGAGGCTATGGCCTGCGGGACACCGGTCATTGTTTCTTCTGCATCCTCACTTCCCGAGGTAGTCGGTGATGCTGGCCTTATCGTCGAGCCGCAGGATGTAGAAGGACTCGCTGAGGCCATCGCTCAACTCCTGGATGATCCCGCCTTGCGAAAAGAACTGGGAGCAGCGGGGCGACGCAGGGCCAGGGAATTTACCTGGCCAAAAACTGCCCAGAAGACTGCCTCTGTCTATCGGCAAGCACTGGGTGAGGAGAGCAACTGA